The Brassica napus cultivar Da-Ae chromosome C7, Da-Ae, whole genome shotgun sequence genomic interval ACAGCAATGGCACAGTTCGATCGTTTAACAGTCGGGGAAGCCCATCGACGTACAACATCATTCGAGCAGCAGCCTCGGTCGTCTAAGTGGAATTCATCATCATCTCGATCCCGTCCTCAAGATACTCCGGGGAGCACCACACTGTCGCCCTCCACAAAGGAAAACGCCGAGTGCTCTACTTCAGCGGCTAAGACCACCACACAAGACGAGCAACAACTACGCAGTTCAACTCGACCGAATGCCTTGCGTTGTTACTCGTGCGGTGAACAAGGACATCGACAAACTGCATGTCCACATGCCACACACCGAGGATTAATCATTGATGATACAATTGACGAACAAGAGGTGTATGACTCACAAGATGAGGACGACCAAACAGACGACCATGAAGTTCACCCGACGACAGGTGATCATGGACGACTACTGGTACTCCGCCGTGCCTGTCTCGCACCTCAACAACCTGATGACAAGTGGTTACAGACAAATATTTTTCGTTCCACTTGCACAATCAAGGGCCGTATCTGCAGTTTTGTCATTGATTCTGGAAGTTGCCGTAGTGTGATATCGGAAGAAGCATTGCAAGAGAAAAACACCCAGCCCCTTTTAATCTTGGCTGGCTGAACGACACCGCAAATATTCGCATCACACACCGTGCGATTGTTCCATTCTCCATTGGACTGCACTATCAAGATCGCATGTACTGTGACATCATccgcttcttcttcatctgctGCCAGTGACAAAACTTGGGAGATGAATAACAAAGAGAGCAATAACATTAAAATGAAATGtacaacaactttttttttggtacctTCAAGTTTGTCACTGACCATGCCGATAAGAGTCATTGCCCCAACTAGATAATCTTTAAGTTCATCCGCTGCCAGTGACAAAACTTGGGAAATGAATAACAAATAGAGCAATcacattaaaatgaaatttacaacaactttttttttctggtacCTTTAAGTTTGTCACTGACCATGTCAATAAGAGCCATCGCCGCAACTAGATAACCTTTAAGTTCCTTTCGACCTGAGGTTGGGGAAGAGTCACATGATCATCATTGGGAAAGGAATAACAAACAGAGCAATCACATTAGAAATCACAACTAGTTCTTTAATGTGGTATCCATGGGTAGAAGCAGACTTCGCTCCTCCTGAGACTGTAGAAGCAGACTTCGCTCCATcctcttcttctgcttcttcgtTGGAGTCGGAGCTATAACAATCTTTTTTTCGCATTTCCCACTTTTTCTCCTCTGTTTCCCTCTTTTTCTCCTCCATCCTCTCTTGCCTCTCCCAGTTATCACCATACCATACTCTCTGATTTAGGGGATTTGGGACTGAACTATTCCACttcatattttccttttttatttccaAGCCTGGCCCAGTTAACCCAATGTTGATTCTCAGACCCCCAATTTTCCCTAGTCTTTTTTTCCTCAAAACTAatctgttttttatttaaatcaattcggaaaaactataaaatgtcaaaacaaaacaaa includes:
- the LOC106407489 gene encoding uncharacterized protein LOC106407489 isoform X1, translating into MVITGRGKRGWRRKRGKQRRKSGKCEKKIVIAPTPTKKQKKRMERSLLLQSQEERSRKELKGYLVAAMALIDMVSDKLKADELKDYLVGAMTLIGMVSDKLEADEEEADDVTVHAILIVQSNGEWNNRTVCDANICGVVQPAKIKRGWVFFSCNASSDITLRQLPESMTKLQIRPLIVQVERKIFVCNHLSSGC
- the LOC106407489 gene encoding uncharacterized protein LOC106407489 isoform X2, which encodes MVITGRGKRGWRRKRGKQRRKSGKCEKKIVIAPTPTKKQKKRMERSLLLQSQEERSRKELKGYLVAAMALIDMVSDKLKADELKDYLVGAMTLIGMVSDKLEDEEEADDVTVHAILIVQSNGEWNNRTVCDANICGVVQPAKIKRGWVFFSCNASSDITLRQLPESMTKLQIRPLIVQVERKIFVCNHLSSGC